The region CCGTTGTGCTCTTGACCAGCGCTGAATTGGACCTGCAGAGGGGACAGCCAGCTGAGGCCGAGGCCAAGTTGAGCCGGGTGGACTTGCGAACCAGCGCGGCCACGCGTACCCGTAGCCTGACGCTGCTCGCGCGCGCGCAGGAGGCTCAGGGGAAGCTGGAGACCGCCGAGACTTACCAGCAGGCCATGCAGGGTGCCACCAGTGAGGAGCCGCGCGCCCGGTATGCGGCGTACCTGATCCGGCAGGGGAGAGCCGAGGAAGCCCGGCCGATACTTGAAGGACTGGCCCGTACAGAGCAGCGGGCAACAGCGCTTTACCGCCGTCAGGAGCGTGAGTGGTTCCAACTGGCTGCCGGATTGCGCCGTGAACTGAAGTAGGTTTCAGCGGTGCCCCTAGCCGGTTATGTCCCTGGGGAACATCAGACATAGAAGAGAACGAAACTTACACAGCTTTTCTTGAAAACTGCCGTGTTGCTGGCGCCCTTCTTCGGGGATGACTGGCGCATCTCTAAAACCAGCCTCCTGAAGGTCATTCCACCCAGCTAAGTTTCGGCGATCAGACCGGACGGAGCATGGTCGTGAACCGAAACAGATCTCTGGAAGAAATGCTTGAGCTTGAGGCGCCACATCAAGTCCGGCCGCCTGGGCCAGGGCGTCCCCATCCGGGCGTCGTGGATCGGGAAGAGCCACTGCATCTCTGCTACTGGTATTGACTTGAAAGCCAACAGGTGTACTGCTGCTCGGCGCCGTCTGACTGATGAGGCTCACAAGGCCAGCCCGTCAGCCGATCAAACGCGGCTGTCTTGTAGGCGGACCGACCGTTGTCTCATGAGACCGGGTGTCAATCTCCCAGGAAGGGAGGAGGCCAACCGTACCCTCTATGCGGGTGACGGGTTCGGATTCCATAAGGTTATGCTGTACTGGCGTGACAATATGCGGCACTCTATTCAGTGGTTCGTTGCCAGTGCTTTCCCGCAACCCCAGAGACTGATGGTTTCTGGGCCAAAACGGCTGGCCAGCAAAAACAAAAAAGCCCCCGACCATTACGGTCGGGGGTGCACTCCGGTGTAGCGAAAAGCAGGCCTGCGGCTCCGGGGAGCCGGGGCTGGCTTACTTCAGCTCAACCTTGGCGCCAGCGCCTTCGAGCTGGGCCTTGATCTTCTCGGCATCATCCTTGCTGATGCCTTCCTTCAGGACGCCGCCCTTCTCGCTCATGTCCTTGGCTTCTTTCAGGCCCAGGCCGGTGATGGCGCGGATTTCCTTAATAACGTTGATCTTGCTGGCGCCGGCGTCAACCAGAACGACGTCGAACTCGGTCTTCTCTTCAGCAGCGGCGGCGGGGCCAGCAGCGGCAGGGCCGGCGGCGACAGCAGCGGTCACGCCCCAGGTTTCCTTCAGACCGTCAATGAGGTCCGCGAGTTCCATGATGGTGAGCTGGCCGAGCTGGTCGATAAGAGCCTGTTTGTCGTAAGCCATGATTGTTTCCTCCGAATTTGAATTTGTGGGGTGGCGCACTTGAAGCGCACCAGATCTTGCTTTGGATTAAGCGTTTTCGCCTTCGAGCTTCTCGCGGTACGCTTCGAGAATCCCGACGAAGTTGCTGAGGTGGGCGCTGAGCACGCCGACCATTTCGGCCTGCAGACTCTGCTTGCTGCCCAGGCTGGCCAGGCGCTCGACGACTTTCACGTCGACCTTGTTGCCTTCGACAAAGCCGCCCTTGATGGCGGGAATACCCTTGTCGTTTTTCTTGGCCGCGTCGCTCAGGGCCTTGGCAACCCCGGCGGGGTCTTCATGGGCCAGTACGAGGGCACTGGGGCCTTTCAGGGCGTCGCCGAAGTCACGGCCGCCATCCTGAAGGGCGAGGTTGATCAGGGTGTTCTTGGCAACGATCAGCTGCCCACCCTTCTCACGGATACTCTTGCGCAGCTCGCTCAGCTGGCCGGCGGTCAGGCCCTGGTAATTGACGACGTAAAACGTCTCAATGCCCTGAAGGCTGCCCTGAAGGCTGCTGAGGGTCTGCTGGTTCTTTGCGTTCGCCATGCAGTGAACCTCCTTTGCTGGTGAACAAGTCCAGGTGCACATTCGCAGCCTGGCAACTCGGCGGGATGTTTAAACCTGGCAAGGGTCCCCGCTGTCTTGGGTGCCGGAATTGGGGCCTATTAAAAAGGTGCGAGGTGCACCGGGGTGCTGAGGTTAGGAGGGTCCAGGGAAGTCAGATCACTCCTGGACCCAAGGCCGTTAGGCCTGTGCGCCGCCACTCAGGGTCAGCGGAATGCTGGGTCCCATGGTGGTGGTCATGTAAGCGCTGCGCAGGAACACACCCTTGGCAGTGCCGGGCTTGGCCGCTTCCAGCGCACTGATCAGCGCGCCGTAGTTGGCGCTCAGGTTGCTGGGATCAAAGCTGGCCTTGCCGATAGGTGCGTGAACCACGCCGGTCTTGTCGTTACGGAACTCGATGCGGCCAGCTTTGAGGCCACGTACCATACCGGTAACGTCAGGGCCGACGGTGCCACTCTTGGGGTTAGGCAGCAGGCCGCGCGGCCCGAGCAGGCGGGCGAGCTTCTGGCCTACGGCCGCCATCATGTCAGGGGTGGCCACCACGGCGTCGAACTCCATGAAACCGCCAGCGATGCGCTCGATCAGCTCATCGCTGCCGACCACATCAGCGCCAGCTGCTTCGGCGGCAGCAACGTTCTCACCCTTGGTGATCACGGCCACGCGCACGGTGCGGCCCGTGCCGTGAGGCAGCGCAACAGTGCCGCGGACGTTCTGGTCACTCTTACGGGGATCGATTCCCAGACGGAAGTGCACTTCCACGGTCTCGTCGAACTTCGCAGTGGCGAGTTCCTTGACCAGGGCGGCAGCTTCGTCAATGGTGTACTGCTTGTTGCGGTCAACTTTTTCAATCAGTGCGCGGTAGCGCTTGCCGTGCTTAGGCATTGGGGGCCCCCTCAATGGTGACGCCCATGCTGCGCGCGGTACCGGCCACGGTGTTGGCGGCGGCTTCCAGGCTGCCGGCGTTCAGGTCAGGCATTTTGGTCTTGGCGATTTCCAGAACCTGCTCCCAGTTCAGCTTGCCCACTTTGGCCTTGTTCGGCGTGGCGCTGCCCTTGGAAAGGCCAGCGGCCTTGCGAATCAGATAGCTCATGGGAGGCGTCTTGGTGATGAAGGTAAAGGAGCGGTCCGCGAAGATGGTGATCTCCACGGGAATGATCGCATCACCCTTATCAGCAGTCTGGGCGTTGAACGCCTTGGTGAACTCCATGATGTTCGCGCCGTACTGACCGAGCGCGGGACCGACGGGGGGGGCTGGTGTGGCCTTCCCGGCGGGGAGTTGCAGTTTGACAATCCCGGTAATTTTCTTCATGCATTTCCTCCTTAGCTCCCCCGGAGCTCGATACACACGGTATTGAGCGGGGTGCTGACGCTAAGTTCCGATCACGACATTGCACATGTCGCGGCGGCAACTTTTCTACTGTACTGTCTGCCCGGCCCTTTGCCAAGAGGGAACAGCGCGGGGGCTGGGCAGACAGTCTTTACTTGCTGACCTGCGAGAAGTCCAGCTCCACCGGCGTTTCACGGCCGAAGATGCTGACCAGCACCTTGACCTTCGCCTGGGGCAGGTTGACTTCGCTAACAACACCGCTGAAGTCGGCAAAGGGTCCGCTGGTGACGCGCACCATGTCGCCTGCCTTCAGGTCAATCTTCACGCGGGGTGCTTCTTCTACAGGCGCCTGAGTCGCCACACCTACTGAGGCCAGCAGGCGGTCCACTTCCTGAGTGGACAGGGGGACCGGACGGGTGGCAGTGCCGACAAAGCCGGTGACGCCGCTGGTGCCGCGCACCACTTCCCACGACTCGCCCAATTCTCCGGGCGCGTCGTCATCCTCAACGTCCATCTGCACAAAGACGTACCCGGGGAAGAGCTTGCGCTGGACGGTTTCCTTCTTGCCGCCGTCACGCAGTTCTACTGCTTCCTCAGTGGGCTGCAGTACCTGAAAGATCTTGGTGCCGCGCATGCCGAGTTTGGTTGCGCGTTCCATCAGATGCTGCTCCACGCGGTCTTCCTGACCAACGTAGGTGTGCACTGCGTACCATTCGATACTCACGCCAGGACCGCCTTAATCAGGTTGCTGAACAGAAGGTCCAGCGCGAAAACAATCAGCGTCAGGGCCACGACAAAGATCAGCACGGCCTGCGTGCCGTCCAGCACCTGTTGCCGGCTGGGCCAGGACACGCGCGAGAGTTCCGCGCGGGAATCCCGGAAGTACTGAATCAAGTTCATGAAGTCACCTGGATCAAGAGCAACGAGAGTCGGGTGCCAGGGCAACGCTGTCCCTCTTGAGGGACAACGTCATGGCCTGGAATCAGACCTTCTTCTCTTTGAAGACCACGTGCTTCTTGGCGACGGGGTCATACTTACGCAGTTCCATCTTGGCCTGCGTGTTGCGGCGGTTCTTGGTGGTGGTGTAGTAGAAGCCCGTGCCTGCGGTGCTTTCCATTTTCACGATGATGCGGGGGCCGTCCTTAGCCATGTGATGCTCCTTTCGCAGACCCGCCTGGAGGCGGAATCCTGCTCCCAGCGTCCGCTTTAGCGGCTTGATCCTTCGCTGGTAAAAGCCCGCCTTCTGGCGGGCAACATTCCGATTATAAGCACCAAGGCCTCAGGTGTCCACTGCCTCTGCCATACCTGTAGGGAATTCGTCAATGCCCACTGTTTTTCTGCGCTGCCAGGAATGATGGATCTGCTCCTGGCCTATGCGGCGCTGCATGTCGTTGGGATCTTGCGCTCAGCCTGGCACGTCATGTATGGAACGGCCAGGCCACATGACGTCTGCACAAGATCCCCGTTCAGGATATAGATCTGACGTGCGCCGGACGGTGACGGAAATGTTTCCGTCAGCGCCGGCCAATCTTTGCTGCCTGGACACACTGCTGAGGCCTGACCGTGGAGCCGCAGGATAAGGGGAGCGCCCTCAAGCGAACAGAACAGCAGGGTCATGCGGGGCGACTGTATCAGCTGGGCTGTTGTCTCGTTGCCGCTCCCAGTGACGTTGAGACATATCACCCGGTTCTCTGTAAGACCCGCAGGCTGTCCATGCCTTGAGGTGACACGCCGAGACGGCTGTCTGGCACGGCAATTGCGACAAAAAAATGTGCTGAAGCTGCTTGTTCATCACTGGCAATACTTCCGAGGCACCGAAAAGGGGAGGCCGTTGTGGCCTCCCCTTGAGAAGTGGTGTCTTACTCCAGGACCTTGGAGACGACGCCAGCGCCGACGGTACGGCCACCTTCGCGGATCGCGAAGCGCAGACCTTCTTCCATGGCGATGGGCTTGATCAGTTCCACGGTGAAGGTGACGTTGTCACCAGGCATGACCATTTCGACGCCTTCAGCGAGTTCCACGATACCGGTCACGTCGGTGGTGCGGAAGTAGAACTGGGGGCGGTAGCCACCGAAGAAGGCGCTGTGACGGCCACCTTCATCCTTGGACAGGATGTAGACGCTGGCTTCGAACTTGGTGTGGGGCTTGATGCTGCCGGGCTTGGCCAGCACCTGGCCACGCTCGACGTCATCACGGGCCACACCACGCAGCAGCACGCCCACGTTGTCGCCGGCCATACCGCTGTCGAGCAGCTTGCGGTGCATTTCCACGCCGGTCACGGTGGTTTTCTTGGTGTCGCGCAGACCGATGATTTCGACTTCGTCCTGGATCTTGACGATGCCACGCTCCACACGGCCGGTAGCCACGGTGCCACGACCGGTGATGGTGAACACGTCTTCGACGGGCATCAGGAAGGTCTTGTCCAGGTCACGCTCGGGGGTGGGGATGTAGCTGTCGACGGCGTCGAGCAGTTCCCAGATGTTGTCGACCCACTTGTTCTCGCCGCGGGCGGTCTTGGGGTTACCCTGCAGGGCTTCGAGGGCCTGCAGCGCGCTGCCCTTGATCACCGGCAGGTCGTCGCCGGGGAACTCGTACTTGCTCAGCAGTTCGCGCACTTCCATTTCGACTAGCTCGAGCAGTTCTTCGTCGTCGACCATGTCGACCTTGTTCATGAACACCACGATGTACGGCACGCCAACCTGACGGGCGAGCAGGATGTGCTCGCGGGTCTGGGGCATGGGGCCGTCGGCGCTGGAGACCACCAGGATCGCGCCGTCCATCTGCGCGGCGCCGGTGATCATGTTCTTGACGTAGTCAGCGTGGCCGGGGCAGTCCACGTGGCTGTAGTGACGGGTCGGCGTGTTGTATTCCACGTGGCTGGTGTTGATGGTGATGCCACGGGCCTTCTCTTCAGGCGCCTTGTCGATCTGGTCGTAGGCCAGCGTTTCGATGGTCGGGTCCATCGCGGCCGCCGTGAAGGTGATCGCTGCCGTCAGCGTGGTCTTCCCGTGGTCGACGTGTCCAATCGTCCCCACGTTCACGTGGGGCTTCGTGCGCTCAAACGTTCCCTTTGCCATGATGGTTTCCTCCTGATGGGGTCTGCCCGCTGCGGGGCAAGCGTTGCCAGTTTACTCGTCTACCCCGTAAACGCCAAGCGCAACAGGGTGCGACTACAAAAGAAGAAGCGCGGCCTACTGGAGAGCAGGCCGCGCCGGGTGATTGGAGCTTCTGATCGGACTTGAACCGATGACCTCTCCCTTACCAAGGGAGTGCTCTACCGCTGAGCTACAGAAGCAAGTGAAAAAGCGGGAAACGAGACTCGAACTCGCGACTTTCAGCTTGGGAAGCTGACGCTCTACCAACTGAGCTATTCCCGCGTATTCGGTGGTGGGCAGGGGCGGATTCGAACCGCCGTACACGTACGTGAACAGATTTACAGTCTGTCGCCTTTAACCACTCGGCCACCTACCCATTTTTCTCGGCCCTGATTGTCCCGCCTTGCAGCGAGGTGGAGCCACCCAGGAGAATCGAACTCCCAACCTTCCGATTACAAGTCGGGTGCTCTACCAGTTGAGCTAGGGTGGCACCTTCATTGAGGCAGACAGGTAGCGACAATGCTCGCCTCTGAGTGCGGAAGTTCTCGCTTGGCGCGATCTCTTCCGGCTGGGAATAGTAGCACCGGGCATAGGAGGTGTCAATCATGTCCTCCGGGAAGTCGAAATGAGCCGGTGAAATGAGCCATTCGGCGCATACCGCACTGGGCCACGCGGCGTATGCTGGCCGCCATACCAGTCTCCGGATACGAGCCTGTTCCCCGGCTGCTGAGCGATCCCGCCTGTTGCTTTTTCCTTCTTTCTCTCCCTCAATGAGGTTTCCCTTGGACAGTTTCCGCACGCTCTGGCCGTATCTGTTGATGCACCGGCGGCAGTACATCATCGGTCTGCTGGCCGTGGTGGTCGCCAACAGCGTCAGCCTGCTCCCTGCATATCTCATCCGCCTGACCATTGATGGCTTGACCGGGCAGATTGACACCGACCCTGCCACTGCCGGCCTGACCCTGTCTCAGGTGGGATGGTATTCGCTGGGCATGGTCGCCGCAGCGGCGACAGCCGGCAGCTTCATGCTGGTGATGCGGCGCATGATCGTGATCGCCTCGCGCCAGACCGAATATGAGGTCCGGCGCGACATCTTTTCCCACCTGCAGACTCTGGACAAGTACTACTACGACCGGGCCCGCACCGGTGACCTGATGAACCGCCTGACCGGTGACCTGAGCGCGGTACGCGAGATGCTCGGCTTTGGCGCTTGGCAGATCGTCAATATTCTGTCGGGGTTCCTGACTGCGTTCGCAGTCATGTTCAGCCTGAGCTGGCAGCTGACCCTGATCGTCATTGCCGTGCTGCCGATCATTGTCGGCGTGCTGTCCTACCTCGCACGTCTGATCAACGCCCGGCACAAGCTGGCCCAGGAGCAGAACTCGCTGATCGCGGCCCGGGCGCAGGAGAATTTCAGTGGCGCGCGGGTGGTCAAGGGCTACGCCATTGAGGACCGTGAAATCGAGGACTACCGCAACATGAACCTTGAGCTGCTGCGGCGCAACATCGCCCTGACCAAGGTGGACGGCCCGTTGCGGTCGTTTACCAGCCTGCTGCTGGGACTGGCCTTTGGGCTGATTCTGCTTTACGGCGGCCGCATGATCCTGAGTGACCGCAGCAGCTTTACTCCCGGCATGCTGGTGCAGTTCCTGATCACGCTGGAGCGGCTGACCTTCCCGATGCTGATGGTGGGCTGGATTACCGGTGTCACGCAGCGTGGCCTGGCGTCCTGGGTGCGCCTGCGCGAAATGCTTGATGCCCGTCCCCAGGTCTTTGACGTTCCGGGGCGCACGGACTACGGTATTCGCCGCATTCGGGGTGACGTGAGTTTCAACAATGTCAGCGTCCGATATGGACAGGCAACAGTGCTTCGGAACGTGACCCTGGATATTCCGGCGGGCACCTTCCTGGGCGTCACTGGTCCCACCGGCAGCGGCAAGACCGTCCTGGCCCAGCTGATTACCCGCAGCATGGACGCCACGAGCGGCGTGGTGAAGGTCGACGGCCATGATGTCCGCGTTATTCCCCTGCAGGTGCTGCGTGAGGCCATCAGCGTGGTTCCCCAGGAACCCTTCTTGTTCAGTGACACCATTGCCAACAACATCGGTTTCGGGGTGGAAGACCAGGAACTGCCGGTGGTTCCGGCGGGTGTGAGCGTGGTCGGGATGCCGCTGCCACCTCACCTGCCCCAGCGCCCGGACCCTGAGCGGGTGCGTGAGGCCGCGCGGCTGGCCGGACTGCTCGAAGATGTCGAGGCGTTCCCGGAGGGCTTCGGTACCATGCTGGGCGAACGCGGCGTGACCCTTTCGGGCGGGCAGCGTCAGCGCACCGCCATTGCGCGCGCCATTGTGCGTCAGCCGCAGATCCTGATTCTGGACGACAGCCTCTCAGCGGTGGATACCGAAACAGAGCGCCGCATTCTGGACGGTCTGCGTGAGATCAGCCAGGGCCGCACGGTGATTCTGATCGCCCACCGCATCAGCACCCTGCGTCACGCTGACCGCATCGTGGTCCTGGAAGAGGGCCGTCTGACCGAACAAGGAACCCACGACGAGCTGCTGGCCCTGGGCGGCCACTACGCCGAGCTCGAACGGCTGCAGCGCCTGGCCAGTGACCTGGACCGTGACGACGAGGCGGTTGCCGATCCTGAGGACGCGGCCGACCGCCTGGAACATGACATTCCCCGTGCCAGTGAGGTGACGCGATGACTCCCCCCGAAGCTGATATCGACCAGAAGGGCTTTGACCTGGAGCTGACCCGGCGCATCCTGGCCTACCTGCGGCCCTACACGAAGCTGGCGGTAGGCGGGGTGGGGCTGGCGCTGCTGACGGCCATGGTGCAGCCGCTGCCAACCCTGTTGCAGCGCCGCGCAATCGACAAGTATCTGGTGCCGTATGTCCAGGACAACAGCCTGAACCCGGACGTGCTGTACCGCGGGCTGGTCCTGATTGTTCTGGGCTACGTCGGCCTGAAGATCGTGGAGTTCATCCTGAACTACGCCAGTACCATCGCAATCGGATACCTGGGCCAGAGTGTGCTGCGCGACATCCGCGCCGATGTGTTTACCAAGCTGCAGCGCCTGCAGCTGTCGTACTTCGACCAGAACCCGGTGGGGCGCCTGATTACGCGTGTGACCAGTGATGTCGACGCCATCAACCAGTTCATTACCGGCGGGCTGATCAGCCTGATCACCAGCTCCTTCCTGATCCTGGTGTTTGTGACCGTGATGCTGACCGTCAACTGGCAGCTGGCGCTGATTTCCTTCACCGTACTGCCGATCCTCTTTGTCGCCACGAATTTTTTCCGGACCCGGCTTCGCGATGCCTTCCGGGTCACCCGCACCCAGCAGGCCATCGTGAACAGCAAGCTCAACGAGAACATCACCGGCATGCTGACGGTGCAGCTGTTCGGTCGCCAGCGCCGCAGCGCGCTGGACTTTGACCACAGCAACCGCGCGCTGCTGACCGCCAGTGAGAACAGCGTGCGCTGGTTCTCGTTGTTCATGCCGACGGTGGCGGTGCTGGGTCAGGTGGCGGTGGCGCTGGTGCTGTACTTCGCTGCCCGCCAGATTCTTGGCACAGATGCGGTGGGGACCGGCGTGGCCGCTGCGGTAACGGTCGGAACGCTGTTCGCCTTCGTGCAGTGGACCCAGCAGCTGTTCCAGCCGATTCAGGATCTGGCCGATGTGTTCAATAACCTGCAGGCCGCCATGGCCAGCAGCGAACGGATCTTTGGAGTACTCGACACGGCCGAGGAAATTACCGATAAGCCGGACGCCAAGCCGCTGAAGAACTTTGAAGGCCGGGTGGACTTTGACGATGTCTGGTTTGCTTATGACGGCAGCGTGCGCTCAGACACCCCAGACACCGATGACCGGTGGATCCTGCGCGGACTGGACCTTCACATCCAGCCGGGCGAAAGCGTGGCGCTGGTGGGTGCTACTGGTGCCGGCAAGACCAGTGTGACGGCTCTGGTCAGCCGCTTTTACGACGTGCAGCGCGGCGCAGTACGGGTGGACGGCACCGATGTGCGGGACCTCCAGCAGTACGATCTGCGCCGCCACGTCGGTGTGGTGCTGCAGGACGTGTTCCTGTTCGCGGGGACCATCGAAGGCAACCTGACGCTGGGGAACCCTGAGATCCCCCACGAGCGCGTGGTGGAGGCCTGCAAGTACGTGGGGGTCCACGAATACATCCTGGGCCTTGAGGACGGTTACCAGACCGAGGTCCGTGAACGCGGTGCCACCCTGTCTACCGGTCAGAAGCAGTTGCTGGCATTTGCCCGCGCCCTGATTCAGAACCCCGACATCCTCCTGGTGCTGGACGAGGCCACGGCTAACGTGGATACCGAGACGGAACTGCGTATCCAGGACGCCCTGACCAAGGTGATGCGCGGGCGCACCAGCATCATCATCGCCCACCGGCTGAGTACCATCGAGCATTGTGACCGCATCATCGTGATGCGTAAGGGCCGCATCGTAGAGCAGGGCAGCCACATGGAACTGCTGGCCAAGGGCGGCTACTACGCCAAACTGAACCGCCTGCAGTACGCCCAGGGGGACGCTGCGGACTAAAGGGTTTAAGCAAAGAATCAAGGCGCCCGGTGTTGATCAGGGCGCCCTGTTTTTGTCCTG is a window of Deinococcus deserti VCD115 DNA encoding:
- a CDS encoding DUF2239 family protein; translated protein: MKANRCTAARRRLTDEAHKASPSADQTRLSCRRTDRCLMRPGVNLPGREEANRTLYAGDGFGFHKVMLYWRDNMRHSIQWFVASAFPQPQRLMVSGPKRLASKNKKAPDHYGRGCTPV
- the rplL gene encoding 50S ribosomal protein L7/L12, with amino-acid sequence MAYDKQALIDQLGQLTIMELADLIDGLKETWGVTAAVAAGPAAAGPAAAAEEKTEFDVVLVDAGASKINVIKEIRAITGLGLKEAKDMSEKGGVLKEGISKDDAEKIKAQLEGAGAKVELK
- the rplJ gene encoding 50S ribosomal protein L10; this translates as MANAKNQQTLSSLQGSLQGIETFYVVNYQGLTAGQLSELRKSIREKGGQLIVAKNTLINLALQDGGRDFGDALKGPSALVLAHEDPAGVAKALSDAAKKNDKGIPAIKGGFVEGNKVDVKVVERLASLGSKQSLQAEMVGVLSAHLSNFVGILEAYREKLEGENA
- the rplA gene encoding 50S ribosomal protein L1 is translated as MPKHGKRYRALIEKVDRNKQYTIDEAAALVKELATAKFDETVEVHFRLGIDPRKSDQNVRGTVALPHGTGRTVRVAVITKGENVAAAEAAGADVVGSDELIERIAGGFMEFDAVVATPDMMAAVGQKLARLLGPRGLLPNPKSGTVGPDVTGMVRGLKAGRIEFRNDKTGVVHAPIGKASFDPSNLSANYGALISALEAAKPGTAKGVFLRSAYMTTTMGPSIPLTLSGGAQA
- the rplK gene encoding 50S ribosomal protein L11 is translated as MKKITGIVKLQLPAGKATPAPPVGPALGQYGANIMEFTKAFNAQTADKGDAIIPVEITIFADRSFTFITKTPPMSYLIRKAAGLSKGSATPNKAKVGKLNWEQVLEIAKTKMPDLNAGSLEAAANTVAGTARSMGVTIEGAPNA
- the nusG gene encoding transcription termination/antitermination protein NusG, with the protein product MSIEWYAVHTYVGQEDRVEQHLMERATKLGMRGTKIFQVLQPTEEAVELRDGGKKETVQRKLFPGYVFVQMDVEDDDAPGELGESWEVVRGTSGVTGFVGTATRPVPLSTQEVDRLLASVGVATQAPVEEAPRVKIDLKAGDMVRVTSGPFADFSGVVSEVNLPQAKVKVLVSIFGRETPVELDFSQVSK
- the secE gene encoding preprotein translocase subunit SecE yields the protein MNLIQYFRDSRAELSRVSWPSRQQVLDGTQAVLIFVVALTLIVFALDLLFSNLIKAVLA
- the rpmG gene encoding 50S ribosomal protein L33, with amino-acid sequence MAKDGPRIIVKMESTAGTGFYYTTTKNRRNTQAKMELRKYDPVAKKHVVFKEKKV
- the tuf gene encoding elongation factor Tu; this translates as MAKGTFERTKPHVNVGTIGHVDHGKTTLTAAITFTAAAMDPTIETLAYDQIDKAPEEKARGITINTSHVEYNTPTRHYSHVDCPGHADYVKNMITGAAQMDGAILVVSSADGPMPQTREHILLARQVGVPYIVVFMNKVDMVDDEELLELVEMEVRELLSKYEFPGDDLPVIKGSALQALEALQGNPKTARGENKWVDNIWELLDAVDSYIPTPERDLDKTFLMPVEDVFTITGRGTVATGRVERGIVKIQDEVEIIGLRDTKKTTVTGVEMHRKLLDSGMAGDNVGVLLRGVARDDVERGQVLAKPGSIKPHTKFEASVYILSKDEGGRHSAFFGGYRPQFYFRTTDVTGIVELAEGVEMVMPGDNVTFTVELIKPIAMEEGLRFAIREGGRTVGAGVVSKVLE
- a CDS encoding ABC transporter ATP-binding protein, giving the protein MHRRQYIIGLLAVVVANSVSLLPAYLIRLTIDGLTGQIDTDPATAGLTLSQVGWYSLGMVAAAATAGSFMLVMRRMIVIASRQTEYEVRRDIFSHLQTLDKYYYDRARTGDLMNRLTGDLSAVREMLGFGAWQIVNILSGFLTAFAVMFSLSWQLTLIVIAVLPIIVGVLSYLARLINARHKLAQEQNSLIAARAQENFSGARVVKGYAIEDREIEDYRNMNLELLRRNIALTKVDGPLRSFTSLLLGLAFGLILLYGGRMILSDRSSFTPGMLVQFLITLERLTFPMLMVGWITGVTQRGLASWVRLREMLDARPQVFDVPGRTDYGIRRIRGDVSFNNVSVRYGQATVLRNVTLDIPAGTFLGVTGPTGSGKTVLAQLITRSMDATSGVVKVDGHDVRVIPLQVLREAISVVPQEPFLFSDTIANNIGFGVEDQELPVVPAGVSVVGMPLPPHLPQRPDPERVREAARLAGLLEDVEAFPEGFGTMLGERGVTLSGGQRQRTAIARAIVRQPQILILDDSLSAVDTETERRILDGLREISQGRTVILIAHRISTLRHADRIVVLEEGRLTEQGTHDELLALGGHYAELERLQRLASDLDRDDEAVADPEDAADRLEHDIPRASEVTR
- a CDS encoding ABC transporter ATP-binding protein — protein: MTPPEADIDQKGFDLELTRRILAYLRPYTKLAVGGVGLALLTAMVQPLPTLLQRRAIDKYLVPYVQDNSLNPDVLYRGLVLIVLGYVGLKIVEFILNYASTIAIGYLGQSVLRDIRADVFTKLQRLQLSYFDQNPVGRLITRVTSDVDAINQFITGGLISLITSSFLILVFVTVMLTVNWQLALISFTVLPILFVATNFFRTRLRDAFRVTRTQQAIVNSKLNENITGMLTVQLFGRQRRSALDFDHSNRALLTASENSVRWFSLFMPTVAVLGQVAVALVLYFAARQILGTDAVGTGVAAAVTVGTLFAFVQWTQQLFQPIQDLADVFNNLQAAMASSERIFGVLDTAEEITDKPDAKPLKNFEGRVDFDDVWFAYDGSVRSDTPDTDDRWILRGLDLHIQPGESVALVGATGAGKTSVTALVSRFYDVQRGAVRVDGTDVRDLQQYDLRRHVGVVLQDVFLFAGTIEGNLTLGNPEIPHERVVEACKYVGVHEYILGLEDGYQTEVRERGATLSTGQKQLLAFARALIQNPDILLVLDEATANVDTETELRIQDALTKVMRGRTSIIIAHRLSTIEHCDRIIVMRKGRIVEQGSHMELLAKGGYYAKLNRLQYAQGDAAD